In Microbulbifer celer, a single window of DNA contains:
- a CDS encoding acyl-CoA thioesterase yields the protein MQWDLPQPYQYKVQVQAEHVDGLHHANNAEYVRWCERAAWAHSLDLGLDVTNYQSMDRGMAIRHAEYDYILAARERDELQIGTWLTKVDGRLNMTRTFQIFRASDKALILRATWQMVCIELSTGKPKRMPQTFKDIYCPAVVEGSSDPAHG from the coding sequence ATGCAGTGGGACCTCCCGCAACCATACCAATACAAAGTCCAGGTACAGGCCGAACATGTAGACGGCCTGCATCACGCCAACAACGCCGAGTATGTGCGCTGGTGTGAACGCGCCGCCTGGGCCCACAGCCTCGACCTGGGGCTGGATGTCACCAACTACCAGTCCATGGACCGGGGAATGGCAATCCGTCATGCCGAGTACGACTATATACTGGCCGCCAGGGAGCGCGATGAACTGCAGATCGGCACCTGGCTCACAAAGGTCGACGGCCGGCTCAATATGACCCGGACGTTCCAGATATTCCGTGCCAGTGACAAAGCGCTGATCCTGCGGGCCACCTGGCAGATGGTGTGTATCGAACTCTCCACTGGCAAACCCAAGCGAATGCCCCAGACTTTCAAAGACATCTACTGTCCGGCAGTGGTGGAAGGTTCCTCCGACCCTGCCCACGGATAA
- the gpmI gene encoding 2,3-bisphosphoglycerate-independent phosphoglycerate mutase — MATADSSPKRPLVLLILDGFGHSEHSEHNAIAAAKSPVWDQLWANRPKTLIHTSGMAVGLPEGQMGNSEVGHMTLGAGRVVYQNFTRINKAIEDGDFFKNPAYTAAVDKAVANNGAVHIMGLLSEGGVHSHEDHIVAMVTLAAQRGARAIYVHAFTDGRDTAPRSAESSLARLTQVCDSVGMARVASIAGRYYAMDRDNRWDRVQPVYDLITQGTAEYEAADAVSGLAAAYERDENDEFVAPTRIGAPAPLEDGDAMIFMNFRPDRARQLTRAFTDPGFDGFARAKTPKLADFVMTTEYAGDINASCAFPPEAMVNSFGEYLQNQGKTQLRIAETEKYAHVTFFFSGGREEPYTGEERILIKSPDVATYDLQPEMSAPEVTDKLVAAIESGKFDAIICNYANGDMVGHTGDFDAAVKAVEALDGCVDRVTKAALAAGGEVLITADHGNVEEMFDAGSGQVSTQHSTLPVPFVYVGERDVTMRDGGSLADVAPTMLSLMGMTQPAEMSGEPLVKLD; from the coding sequence ATGGCAACCGCTGACTCATCCCCCAAACGCCCCCTGGTCCTGCTGATTCTGGACGGCTTCGGCCACAGTGAGCACAGCGAGCACAATGCCATTGCCGCGGCCAAGAGCCCGGTCTGGGATCAGCTGTGGGCCAACCGCCCCAAAACCCTGATCCACACCTCCGGCATGGCGGTAGGCCTGCCGGAAGGACAGATGGGCAACTCCGAGGTGGGTCACATGACCCTGGGCGCGGGCCGCGTGGTGTACCAGAACTTCACCCGCATCAACAAAGCGATCGAAGACGGCGACTTCTTCAAGAATCCCGCTTACACCGCGGCGGTAGACAAGGCCGTGGCCAACAACGGTGCGGTACACATCATGGGCCTGCTGTCTGAAGGCGGCGTGCACAGCCATGAAGACCACATTGTTGCCATGGTCACCCTGGCCGCCCAGCGCGGCGCCAGGGCCATTTACGTACACGCCTTCACCGATGGTCGCGACACCGCCCCGCGCAGCGCCGAGTCCTCCCTGGCGCGCCTCACCCAGGTGTGCGATTCCGTGGGCATGGCGCGAGTCGCCAGTATTGCCGGGCGCTACTACGCCATGGACCGCGACAACCGCTGGGATCGCGTGCAGCCGGTATACGACCTGATCACCCAGGGCACTGCCGAGTATGAAGCCGCCGATGCGGTTTCCGGCCTTGCCGCCGCCTACGAGCGCGACGAGAACGACGAATTCGTCGCGCCGACGCGTATCGGCGCGCCAGCGCCGCTGGAAGATGGCGACGCGATGATCTTCATGAACTTCCGCCCGGACCGCGCGCGCCAACTGACCCGCGCCTTCACCGATCCCGGCTTCGACGGCTTCGCGCGCGCCAAAACACCGAAACTGGCGGACTTCGTGATGACCACCGAATACGCCGGCGATATCAATGCCAGCTGTGCCTTCCCGCCGGAAGCGATGGTGAATTCCTTCGGCGAATACCTGCAGAACCAGGGCAAGACCCAGCTGCGTATCGCCGAAACCGAAAAGTATGCCCACGTCACCTTCTTCTTCAGCGGTGGTCGCGAAGAGCCCTACACCGGCGAAGAGCGTATCCTGATCAAATCCCCGGACGTAGCCACCTACGACCTGCAGCCGGAGATGAGTGCCCCCGAGGTCACCGACAAACTGGTGGCGGCGATCGAGAGCGGCAAGTTCGATGCCATCATCTGCAACTACGCCAACGGTGACATGGTCGGCCACACCGGTGACTTCGACGCGGCGGTAAAAGCGGTGGAAGCGCTGGACGGCTGTGTAGATCGCGTCACCAAGGCGGCCCTGGCCGCCGGCGGCGAGGTGTTGATCACCGCCGACCACGGCAACGTGGAAGAAATGTTCGACGCCGGCTCCGGCCAGGTCAGCACCCAGCACTCCACCCTGCCGGTACCGTTTGTGTATGTCGGTGAACGCGACGTCACCATGCGCGATGGCGGCAGCCTGGCGGATGTGGCCCCCACCATGCTGTCCCTGATGGGTATGACCCAGCCCGCAGAAATGAGCGGTGAGCCCCTGGTAAAATTGGACTGA
- a CDS encoding SDR family oxidoreductase has protein sequence MSEEITLTENTGALKGRTIFITGASRGIGRAIALKCAADGANIIIAAKSAEPHPKLPGTIHTVAEEVEAAGGKALPIQMDVREEDQVAGALKKAADTFGGVDAVINNAGAISLTSVEATPPKRYDLMLDINARAVYLTAHLAIPYLKQSDCGHILSLSPPLNLEPRWLGPFAPYALSKFGMTILSMGLAEELKKSSISVATLWPRTLVATAAIEFAVGNREMFDQSRKPMVMADAAYEVLCTKNKGLSGTQLIDEELLEDRGVEDFSGYAHNPAKAGELAVDLFLDP, from the coding sequence ATGAGCGAAGAGATCACCCTCACCGAGAATACCGGCGCCCTCAAGGGCAGGACCATCTTCATCACCGGCGCCAGCCGCGGTATCGGCCGTGCCATCGCCCTCAAATGTGCCGCCGATGGTGCCAATATCATCATCGCCGCCAAATCCGCCGAGCCCCACCCCAAGCTCCCCGGTACTATTCACACCGTGGCCGAGGAGGTGGAAGCCGCCGGTGGCAAGGCGCTGCCGATCCAGATGGATGTGCGCGAGGAAGATCAGGTGGCAGGGGCGCTCAAAAAGGCCGCCGACACTTTTGGCGGTGTTGACGCGGTGATCAACAACGCCGGCGCCATCAGTCTGACCAGCGTGGAAGCTACCCCGCCCAAGCGCTATGACCTGATGCTGGATATCAACGCCCGCGCGGTCTATCTCACCGCCCACCTGGCGATTCCCTACCTGAAACAGTCCGACTGCGGACATATCCTCAGCCTGTCGCCGCCACTGAACCTGGAGCCCCGCTGGTTGGGGCCTTTTGCCCCCTACGCGTTGTCCAAGTTCGGCATGACCATTCTCAGCATGGGACTGGCGGAAGAGCTGAAGAAATCCTCCATCAGCGTTGCCACCCTGTGGCCACGCACGCTGGTGGCTACCGCAGCGATTGAATTCGCGGTCGGCAACCGCGAGATGTTCGACCAGAGCCGCAAACCCATGGTGATGGCCGACGCCGCCTACGAGGTGCTGTGTACCAAAAACAAGGGCCTGAGCGGTACCCAGTTAATCGATGAGGAGCTGCTCGAAGACCGGGGGGTGGAAGATTTCAGCGGATATGCGCACAATCCCGCAAAGGCCGGCGAGCTGGCAGTGGATCTGTTTCTGGATCCCTGA
- the smrA gene encoding DNA endonuclease SmrA, producing the protein MADESDLFKGAMGALGDVKPLPREKQQASLKKAVDSNLNLRARREAATAQTARELNPLGGEFVDPVDPRDPIEFKRDGVQNGVYRNLRLGKYQVDARLDLHNHTVEMARSVLYQFVRDCMEADVRCALVTHGKGEGRKQPAVLKSCLNAWLPQLSEVLAFHSAQKQHGGLGATYILLRKSERKRQQNWEQHSRRL; encoded by the coding sequence TTGGCAGACGAAAGCGATTTGTTCAAAGGTGCGATGGGCGCACTGGGGGATGTGAAACCCCTGCCGCGGGAAAAGCAGCAGGCATCCCTGAAGAAAGCAGTCGATAGTAATCTCAATCTGCGCGCCCGCCGCGAGGCCGCCACCGCCCAGACAGCCCGCGAGCTCAATCCCCTGGGAGGTGAGTTTGTCGATCCGGTGGATCCCCGGGACCCGATCGAGTTCAAACGCGATGGTGTTCAAAATGGGGTTTATCGCAACCTGCGCCTGGGCAAATACCAGGTGGACGCGCGCCTGGACCTGCATAATCACACCGTAGAAATGGCCCGCAGCGTGCTGTACCAGTTTGTGCGCGATTGTATGGAAGCGGATGTGCGCTGTGCTCTGGTGACCCACGGCAAGGGCGAGGGCCGCAAACAGCCGGCAGTACTGAAAAGCTGCCTCAACGCCTGGCTGCCCCAGCTATCCGAAGTGCTTGCGTTTCACAGCGCCCAGAAACAGCACGGTGGCCTCGGGGCAACCTATATCCTGTTGCGTAAAAGCGAACGTAAACGGCAGCAGAATTGGGAGCAGCATTCGCGCCGCCTGTAA
- a CDS encoding META domain-containing protein, producing MLCPRHIRSSLAGVPACLGAFSFGPSALLLLSLIAANALTGCGGPAQVSQPQSSRQTVTTESLCARQWLLKELRVDGRDHRLSMFWQKMWRDRPYLTCDKLGFVRGSAGSNPYLGKFSLDDNGSIQWLKPPEISRLGDRRESSKLEEDFLLALPRVDHVEASGETLTLTGGDGTRLQFKQTRELPPAP from the coding sequence ATGCTCTGTCCGCGTCACATCCGTTCTTCCCTGGCCGGCGTTCCCGCCTGTCTGGGTGCGTTTTCTTTCGGACCTTCCGCTCTGCTCCTACTGTCCCTTATAGCCGCTAATGCCCTTACCGGCTGCGGTGGCCCCGCTCAGGTATCCCAACCGCAATCCTCCCGTCAGACTGTGACTACGGAAAGCCTGTGCGCACGCCAGTGGCTATTGAAAGAGCTGAGGGTGGATGGGCGCGATCACCGCCTGTCGATGTTCTGGCAAAAAATGTGGCGGGACCGCCCCTACCTGACCTGCGACAAACTGGGATTCGTGCGCGGCAGTGCCGGATCCAACCCCTACCTGGGTAAATTCTCCCTCGATGACAACGGTTCGATCCAGTGGCTGAAGCCACCCGAGATTTCCCGCCTGGGGGATCGCCGTGAAAGCAGCAAGCTGGAGGAGGACTTTCTACTGGCGCTGCCGCGGGTGGATCACGTAGAGGCCAGCGGTGAAACCCTGACCCTCACCGGCGGAGACGGCACCCGCCTGCAATTCAAACAGACCCGCGAACTCCCTCCGGCGCCCTGA
- a CDS encoding TonB-dependent receptor — protein sequence MRKTIKFNPIAVGVMLACGASLSHADPQLEEVTVTAQKREQSLQEVPVAVTAISSDQLMQNGVSDLTDVQKLSPNTTLQASRGTNSTLTAFIRGIGQQDPLWGFEPGVGIYIDDVYIARPQGAVLDILDVERVEVLRGPQGTLYGKNTIGGAVKYVTKKMTGDTEVNIGGTLGSYNQRDIKVAASTAISETVNIGGAIASFQRDGFGENVRTGEDQYNKDVLSGRFAVEWNPSDTVWVRLAGDKTIDESAPKHGYRLVEGLAGEPVLNSVYDTESNMPAENLVETSGMSLTAEWQMSDSVTVKSITAHRTGETETAIDFDSVNRPDFDVPAYYEDDQTTQEFQLIWEGDNADLVSGLYYYTGTAAGAFDAVLGYVNLNDPEAEPTLPVGLTQQVAGSVDTTSLSAYAHYNWRFAEDWNLSLGGRYTKDEKDAEVFKANFAGLYSPTFAGKYNPGQPAAIFLGALTDYENSDSWGQFTPHVGLDYQIDDDTMVYATYSAGFKSGGFDMRGDASVLPSTVDGFDPETVDTYELGVKSDLFSNRLRLNAAAFRADYNDMQVTVQQFTPGGGFSSAVLNAGEARIQGLELEATLAMTDNLLANLTLGLADTEFLEFISGGVDVSDERDMQNTPDTTAMFQLNYSMVMDNGAELVFLPTVSYRADTQIFETPSILDQEAYTLVDMTATYYSPSGDWNMSLVGKNLADKEYRIAGYGFGGAFDTGFYGAPRTIALTGSYNF from the coding sequence ATGCGCAAAACTATCAAGTTCAACCCTATCGCCGTGGGCGTCATGCTCGCCTGCGGCGCCAGCCTGTCCCATGCAGACCCGCAACTGGAAGAAGTGACCGTTACCGCGCAGAAGCGCGAACAGTCCCTGCAGGAAGTGCCCGTGGCGGTGACCGCGATCAGCTCAGACCAGCTGATGCAGAACGGAGTCAGCGATCTCACCGATGTACAGAAGCTGTCTCCCAATACTACGCTACAGGCGAGCCGCGGCACCAACTCCACCCTGACCGCGTTTATCCGCGGCATCGGTCAACAGGACCCGCTGTGGGGCTTCGAACCGGGTGTGGGTATTTATATAGATGATGTGTACATTGCGCGTCCACAGGGTGCGGTACTCGACATTCTCGACGTAGAACGAGTGGAAGTCCTGCGCGGTCCGCAGGGCACCCTGTACGGTAAGAACACCATTGGTGGCGCGGTTAAATATGTCACCAAGAAGATGACCGGCGATACCGAAGTGAATATCGGTGGCACACTGGGCTCTTATAACCAGCGCGATATTAAAGTGGCGGCCTCCACCGCGATTTCCGAAACCGTCAATATCGGCGGCGCCATTGCCAGCTTCCAGCGCGACGGCTTTGGCGAGAACGTCCGCACCGGGGAAGACCAATACAACAAAGATGTGCTCAGTGGTCGCTTCGCGGTGGAGTGGAATCCCAGTGATACCGTCTGGGTACGCCTCGCCGGTGACAAAACCATCGACGAATCTGCTCCCAAACACGGCTACCGACTCGTCGAGGGTCTCGCAGGAGAGCCTGTCCTGAACAGTGTCTACGACACCGAATCCAATATGCCGGCGGAAAACCTGGTGGAAACCAGTGGTATGTCTCTGACTGCTGAATGGCAAATGTCCGATAGCGTCACGGTCAAATCAATCACTGCGCACCGAACTGGTGAGACCGAAACCGCAATCGATTTCGACAGTGTCAATCGTCCGGACTTCGATGTCCCCGCTTATTATGAGGATGATCAGACCACGCAGGAATTCCAGTTGATCTGGGAAGGCGACAATGCCGATCTGGTCAGCGGCCTTTATTACTACACGGGTACCGCAGCGGGTGCATTCGATGCCGTACTCGGGTACGTGAACCTGAACGACCCGGAAGCTGAGCCAACTCTGCCGGTAGGATTGACACAGCAGGTTGCCGGCTCCGTGGATACCACCAGTCTTTCCGCTTACGCGCACTACAACTGGCGGTTTGCCGAAGACTGGAATCTCAGTCTCGGCGGACGTTATACCAAAGATGAAAAAGACGCCGAGGTATTCAAAGCCAACTTCGCCGGTTTATACAGCCCTACGTTTGCCGGCAAATATAACCCCGGCCAACCGGCAGCCATTTTCCTCGGCGCGCTGACCGACTATGAAAACAGCGACAGCTGGGGTCAGTTTACCCCGCACGTCGGTCTGGATTACCAGATTGATGACGACACCATGGTGTACGCCACCTATAGCGCCGGCTTCAAAAGCGGTGGTTTCGATATGCGCGGCGACGCCAGTGTTCTGCCCTCGACCGTCGACGGCTTTGATCCGGAAACCGTGGACACCTACGAGCTCGGGGTAAAGTCTGACCTGTTCAGCAATCGACTGCGCCTGAACGCCGCCGCGTTCCGCGCCGACTACAACGATATGCAGGTAACCGTTCAGCAGTTCACGCCCGGCGGCGGCTTCTCCAGTGCGGTACTGAATGCCGGTGAGGCACGTATTCAGGGGCTGGAACTCGAAGCCACCCTGGCGATGACCGACAACCTGCTGGCGAATTTGACCCTGGGCCTCGCGGATACCGAGTTCCTGGAGTTCATTTCCGGCGGTGTGGATGTGTCTGATGAACGGGACATGCAAAACACTCCAGACACCACCGCGATGTTCCAGTTGAACTACTCCATGGTCATGGATAACGGAGCAGAGCTGGTATTCCTGCCCACGGTTTCCTACCGCGCAGACACCCAGATCTTTGAAACTCCCAGTATTCTCGACCAGGAGGCCTATACTCTGGTGGATATGACGGCGACTTACTACAGCCCGAGCGGTGACTGGAATATGAGCCTGGTCGGTAAGAACCTGGCCGACAAAGAGTACCGGATCGCTGGCTACGGTTTCGGTGGCGCCTTCGATACCGGCTTCTACGGCGCGCCGCGCACCATCGCTCTCACCGGCAGCTACAACTTCTAA
- a CDS encoding rhodanese-like domain-containing protein: MDFFVFISEQWLLVSLLVALLYVLAFSERAKAGKPASANETTRLINSEGARVVDLRDRSDYSAGHIVDAIHIPHGEMEKRIGELAPYKDKVLILADKMGQHAGPVGRQLKKAGYTVRRLEGGMSEWSNQKLPLVKG; encoded by the coding sequence GTGGACTTTTTCGTCTTTATCAGCGAGCAGTGGCTGCTGGTGAGTCTGTTAGTGGCACTGCTTTACGTGCTGGCATTTTCCGAACGTGCGAAAGCGGGCAAACCTGCCTCCGCCAATGAGACCACGCGCCTGATCAATTCGGAGGGCGCGCGGGTGGTGGATCTGCGGGATCGGTCCGACTACAGCGCCGGACATATCGTGGATGCGATCCATATCCCCCATGGGGAAATGGAAAAGCGCATCGGCGAGTTGGCACCCTATAAAGACAAGGTGTTGATCCTGGCAGACAAGATGGGACAACACGCGGGCCCGGTCGGTCGCCAGTTGAAGAAGGCCGGCTACACTGTGCGTCGTCTCGAAGGCGGTATGTCCGAGTGGTCGAACCAGAAACTCCCCCTGGTCAAAGGCTGA
- the secB gene encoding protein-export chaperone SecB: MAEEHNGAANNAEDQQIQFAMQRIYLKDLSFETPMGAEIFKKQWKPEVNQELNTKTAKIDEDLYEVALTLTITVKVENETAFLVEVQQAGLFGIKGLEGQQLAQALNTACPQILFPYAREVVDNVVTKGSFPALMLPPINFDALFAAALKQAEQQAGEKADA; the protein is encoded by the coding sequence ATGGCTGAAGAACATAACGGCGCGGCGAACAACGCAGAAGATCAACAGATACAGTTCGCGATGCAGCGCATCTATCTGAAGGACCTCTCTTTCGAAACCCCAATGGGGGCCGAAATCTTCAAGAAGCAGTGGAAGCCCGAGGTCAATCAGGAGCTGAACACCAAAACCGCCAAGATCGACGAAGATCTGTATGAAGTGGCGCTGACTCTGACCATCACTGTCAAAGTTGAAAACGAGACCGCATTCCTGGTGGAAGTGCAGCAGGCCGGCCTGTTCGGTATCAAAGGTCTGGAAGGCCAGCAACTGGCCCAGGCGCTGAACACTGCCTGCCCGCAGATCCTGTTCCCGTACGCGCGCGAAGTAGTCGACAACGTAGTCACCAAGGGCTCCTTCCCGGCCCTGATGCTGCCGCCGATCAACTTCGACGCCCTGTTCGCCGCTGCCCTGAAGCAGGCCGAGCAACAGGCTGGAGAAAAAGCTGACGCGTAA
- a CDS encoding META domain-containing protein → MKSHLLIWLAGLAILIAGCMGMDSKDSGPTQTPGTLSSVCEGKWQMRLLRLDGEAVTVSEPETFTFLCNANGEAMGKSGLNTYRGAMQITDTGQLLWDTSSFASTKMAGPPAVMAQEQQYLGALSRTTQAFVKSGGGRLILRDASGNTFIEYIRVGR, encoded by the coding sequence ATGAAATCACATCTGCTGATCTGGCTGGCCGGCCTGGCCATACTGATCGCCGGCTGTATGGGTATGGACTCGAAGGACTCGGGTCCCACTCAGACACCGGGCACGCTTTCCAGTGTCTGCGAGGGTAAATGGCAGATGCGCCTGCTGCGCCTCGATGGCGAAGCAGTGACAGTCTCCGAGCCGGAGACATTCACTTTCCTGTGCAACGCCAACGGCGAAGCCATGGGCAAGAGCGGCCTCAACACCTATCGCGGCGCCATGCAGATCACCGATACCGGCCAGCTTCTGTGGGATACCAGCAGCTTCGCCTCTACCAAAATGGCGGGGCCTCCCGCGGTGATGGCGCAGGAACAGCAGTATCTCGGCGCCCTGTCGCGCACTACCCAGGCATTTGTAAAAAGTGGTGGTGGTCGCCTGATCCTGCGCGATGCCTCCGGCAATACCTTTATCGAGTACATTCGCGTAGGTCGCTAG
- the grxC gene encoding glutaredoxin 3: MKEVVIYTTRYCPFCVRAKYLLDNKNIPYTEISVDGDQQLRAEMTAKAGSHTVPQIWVGEHHVGGCDELMAIERSGELDEMLAD; this comes from the coding sequence GTGAAAGAAGTTGTCATCTATACCACCCGGTATTGTCCCTTCTGTGTCCGCGCCAAGTACCTGCTGGATAACAAGAACATCCCCTATACCGAGATTTCCGTCGATGGTGATCAGCAGTTGCGCGCGGAAATGACCGCCAAGGCGGGCAGTCACACGGTGCCCCAGATCTGGGTGGGCGAGCACCACGTAGGCGGTTGCGATGAGCTGATGGCCATCGAACGCAGCGGCGAGCTGGACGAGATGCTGGCCGACTGA